One Nomascus leucogenys isolate Asia chromosome 22a, Asia_NLE_v1, whole genome shotgun sequence DNA segment encodes these proteins:
- the LOC100579397 gene encoding HLA class II histocompatibility antigen, DP alpha 1 chain isoform X4, with the protein MRSIPAVPGTVINYRPYNMCPEDRMFHIRAMMLRALSLAFLLSLRGAGAIKADHVSTYAAFVQTHRPTGEFMFEFDEDEQFYVDLDKKETVWHLEEFGRAFSFEAQGGLANIAILNNNLNIMIQRSNHTQAASDPPEVTMFPKEPVELGQPNTLICHIDKFFPPVLNVTWLCNGEPVTEGVAESLFLPRTDYSFHKFHYLTFVPSAEDFYDCRVEHWGLDQPLLKHWGDKISEQKRT; encoded by the exons TCATCAATTATAGACCCTACAACATGTGCCCTGAAGACAGAATGTTCCATATCAGAGCTATGATGTTGAGAGCCCTCTCCTTGGCTTTCCTGCTGAGTCTCCGAGGAGCTGGGGCCATCAAGG CGGACCATGTGTCAACTTATGCCGCGTTTGTACAGACCCATAGACCAACAGGGGAgtttatgtttgaatttgatgaAGATGAGCAGTTCTATGTGGATCTGGATAAGAAGGAGACCGTCTGGCATCTGGAGGAGTTTGGCCGAGCCTTTTCCTTTGAGGCTCAGGGCGGGCTGGCTAACATTGCTATATTGAACAACAACTTGAATATCATGATCCAGCGTTCCAACCACACTCAGGCCGCCAGTG ATCCCCCTGAGGTGACCATGTTTCCCAAGGAGCCTGTGGAGCTGGGCCAGCCGAACACCCTCATCTGCCACATTGACAAGTTCTTCCCACCAGTGCTCAATGTTACGTGGCTGTGCAACGGGGAGCCAGTCACTGAGGGTGTCGCTGAGAGCCTCTTCCTGCCCAGAACAGATTACAGCTTCCACAAATTCCATTACCTGACCTTTGTGCCCTCAGCAGAGGACTTCTATGACTGCAGGGTGGAGCACTGGGGCTTGGACCAACCACTCCTCAAGCACTGGG GTgacaaaatatctgaacagaaGAGGACTTAG
- the LOC100579397 gene encoding HLA class II histocompatibility antigen, DP alpha 1 chain isoform X3, which produces MCPEDRMFHIRAMMLRALSLAFLLSLRGAGAIKADHVSTYAAFVQTHRPTGEFMFEFDEDEQFYVDLDKKETVWHLEEFGRAFSFEAQGGLANIAILNNNLNIMIQRSNHTQAASDPPEVTMFPKEPVELGQPNTLICHIDKFFPPVLNVTWLCNGEPVTEGVAESLFLPRTDYSFHKFHYLTFVPSAEDFYDCRVEHWGLDQPLLKHWEAQEPIQMPETTETVLCALGLVLGLVGIIVGTILILKAIRSGRDPRAQGPL; this is translated from the exons ATGTGCCCTGAAGACAGAATGTTCCATATCAGAGCTATGATGTTGAGAGCCCTCTCCTTGGCTTTCCTGCTGAGTCTCCGAGGAGCTGGGGCCATCAAGG CGGACCATGTGTCAACTTATGCCGCGTTTGTACAGACCCATAGACCAACAGGGGAgtttatgtttgaatttgatgaAGATGAGCAGTTCTATGTGGATCTGGATAAGAAGGAGACCGTCTGGCATCTGGAGGAGTTTGGCCGAGCCTTTTCCTTTGAGGCTCAGGGCGGGCTGGCTAACATTGCTATATTGAACAACAACTTGAATATCATGATCCAGCGTTCCAACCACACTCAGGCCGCCAGTG ATCCCCCTGAGGTGACCATGTTTCCCAAGGAGCCTGTGGAGCTGGGCCAGCCGAACACCCTCATCTGCCACATTGACAAGTTCTTCCCACCAGTGCTCAATGTTACGTGGCTGTGCAACGGGGAGCCAGTCACTGAGGGTGTCGCTGAGAGCCTCTTCCTGCCCAGAACAGATTACAGCTTCCACAAATTCCATTACCTGACCTTTGTGCCCTCAGCAGAGGACTTCTATGACTGCAGGGTGGAGCACTGGGGCTTGGACCAACCACTCCTCAAGCACTGGG AGGCCCAAGAGCCAATCCAGATGCCTGAGACAACGGAGACTGTGCTCTGTGCCCTGGGCCTGGTGCTCGGCCTAGTGGGCATCATCGTGGGCACCATCCTCATCTTAAAGGCTATACGTTCTGGTCGTGACCCCCGGGCCCAGGGGCCCCTGTGA
- the LOC100579397 gene encoding HLA class II histocompatibility antigen, DP alpha 1 chain isoform X2: MRSIPAVPGTVINYRPYNMCPEDRMFHIRAMMLRALSLAFLLSLRGAGAIKADHVSTYAAFVQTHRPTGEFMFEFDEDEQFYVDLDKKETVWHLEEFGRAFSFEAQGGLANIAILNNNLNIMIQRSNHTQAASDPPEVTMFPKEPVELGQPNTLICHIDKFFPPVLNVTWLCNGEPVTEGVAESLFLPRTDYSFHKFHYLTFVPSAEDFYDCRVEHWGLDQPLLKHWEAQEPIQMPETTETVLCALGLVLGLVGIIVGTILILKAIRSGRDPRAQGPL, translated from the exons TCATCAATTATAGACCCTACAACATGTGCCCTGAAGACAGAATGTTCCATATCAGAGCTATGATGTTGAGAGCCCTCTCCTTGGCTTTCCTGCTGAGTCTCCGAGGAGCTGGGGCCATCAAGG CGGACCATGTGTCAACTTATGCCGCGTTTGTACAGACCCATAGACCAACAGGGGAgtttatgtttgaatttgatgaAGATGAGCAGTTCTATGTGGATCTGGATAAGAAGGAGACCGTCTGGCATCTGGAGGAGTTTGGCCGAGCCTTTTCCTTTGAGGCTCAGGGCGGGCTGGCTAACATTGCTATATTGAACAACAACTTGAATATCATGATCCAGCGTTCCAACCACACTCAGGCCGCCAGTG ATCCCCCTGAGGTGACCATGTTTCCCAAGGAGCCTGTGGAGCTGGGCCAGCCGAACACCCTCATCTGCCACATTGACAAGTTCTTCCCACCAGTGCTCAATGTTACGTGGCTGTGCAACGGGGAGCCAGTCACTGAGGGTGTCGCTGAGAGCCTCTTCCTGCCCAGAACAGATTACAGCTTCCACAAATTCCATTACCTGACCTTTGTGCCCTCAGCAGAGGACTTCTATGACTGCAGGGTGGAGCACTGGGGCTTGGACCAACCACTCCTCAAGCACTGGG AGGCCCAAGAGCCAATCCAGATGCCTGAGACAACGGAGACTGTGCTCTGTGCCCTGGGCCTGGTGCTCGGCCTAGTGGGCATCATCGTGGGCACCATCCTCATCTTAAAGGCTATACGTTCTGGTCGTGACCCCCGGGCCCAGGGGCCCCTGTGA
- the LOC100579397 gene encoding HLA class II histocompatibility antigen, DP alpha 1 chain isoform X1, with protein MRSIPAVPGTVLEAHSFRVSSASTQPQFLFTVPVLTVINYRPYNMCPEDRMFHIRAMMLRALSLAFLLSLRGAGAIKADHVSTYAAFVQTHRPTGEFMFEFDEDEQFYVDLDKKETVWHLEEFGRAFSFEAQGGLANIAILNNNLNIMIQRSNHTQAASDPPEVTMFPKEPVELGQPNTLICHIDKFFPPVLNVTWLCNGEPVTEGVAESLFLPRTDYSFHKFHYLTFVPSAEDFYDCRVEHWGLDQPLLKHWEAQEPIQMPETTETVLCALGLVLGLVGIIVGTILILKAIRSGRDPRAQGPL; from the exons TGCTAGAGGCCCACAGTTTCAGAGTCTCATCTGCCTCCACTCAGCCTCAGTTCCTCTTCACTGTTCCTGTGCTCACAGTCATCAATTATAGACCCTACAACATGTGCCCTGAAGACAGAATGTTCCATATCAGAGCTATGATGTTGAGAGCCCTCTCCTTGGCTTTCCTGCTGAGTCTCCGAGGAGCTGGGGCCATCAAGG CGGACCATGTGTCAACTTATGCCGCGTTTGTACAGACCCATAGACCAACAGGGGAgtttatgtttgaatttgatgaAGATGAGCAGTTCTATGTGGATCTGGATAAGAAGGAGACCGTCTGGCATCTGGAGGAGTTTGGCCGAGCCTTTTCCTTTGAGGCTCAGGGCGGGCTGGCTAACATTGCTATATTGAACAACAACTTGAATATCATGATCCAGCGTTCCAACCACACTCAGGCCGCCAGTG ATCCCCCTGAGGTGACCATGTTTCCCAAGGAGCCTGTGGAGCTGGGCCAGCCGAACACCCTCATCTGCCACATTGACAAGTTCTTCCCACCAGTGCTCAATGTTACGTGGCTGTGCAACGGGGAGCCAGTCACTGAGGGTGTCGCTGAGAGCCTCTTCCTGCCCAGAACAGATTACAGCTTCCACAAATTCCATTACCTGACCTTTGTGCCCTCAGCAGAGGACTTCTATGACTGCAGGGTGGAGCACTGGGGCTTGGACCAACCACTCCTCAAGCACTGGG AGGCCCAAGAGCCAATCCAGATGCCTGAGACAACGGAGACTGTGCTCTGTGCCCTGGGCCTGGTGCTCGGCCTAGTGGGCATCATCGTGGGCACCATCCTCATCTTAAAGGCTATACGTTCTGGTCGTGACCCCCGGGCCCAGGGGCCCCTGTGA